Genomic DNA from Streptococcus uberis:
TGGTAAATCAAGTTTGATTAAATTACTTTATCGCGAGGAACAAGTAACATCAGGTTCACTATTTGTTGGTGAATTTAATTTAACAAAACTTAAAGGAAAACATGTTCCTATTTTACGCCGTAATATTGGTGTTGTTTTCCAAGATTATAAATTACTTCCAAAGAAAACGGTTTTTGAAAATGTAGCTTATGCTATGGAAGTTATTGGTGAGAAACGTCGTCATATCAAAAAACGTGTGCCTGAGGTTTTGGAACTAGTTGGCTTAAAACATAAAATGAGATCATTCCCAGATCAGCTTTCGGGTGGTGAGCAACAACGTGTGGCCATTGCTAGAGCGATTGTCAATAATCCAAAACTATTAATTGCTGATGAGCCAACAGGAAATTTAGATCCTGAAATTTCATGGGAAATTATGCAGTTATTAGAAAGAATTAATGTTCAAGGGACAACCATTTTAATGGCAACACATAATAGTCATATCGTTAACTCTCTACGTCATCGAGTGATTGCTATTGAAGACGGACGTATTGTCCGTGATGAAGAGGAAGGAGAGTACGGTTACGATGATTAGAAATTTTTTCCGTCATATTTGGGAATCTATTAAGAATCTCAAACGAAATATTTGGATGACAATTGCGGCAGTAAGTTCGGTTGCGATTACCTTAACATTAGTTGGTATTTTTGCAGCAACTTTATTAAATATTGACCGTGTTGCATCTGGTGTACAAAATAATATTCGAATCAATACCTATCTACCCGTTGACTCGACTGATACTGCGAAAGTGGTTCAGACAGTTGAAGGTAAACAAGTTGATAACGAAAAATACCATAAGATATACGATAATATTAAAAAAATCAAGGGAGTTGATAAAATCATCTTTTCAAGTAAAGATGAGCAGTTGAAAAAACTCCAAGATACTATGGGAGATGTCTGGAAAATGTACGACCAAGACACCAACCCTTTACAAGATATTTATATTGTTGAAACAGAAGAGCCGTCTCAGGTCAAACAAGTTAGCAAAGCCATTAAATCGCTTGATGGTGTTGAAGATGTCGACTACGGAGGTATAAATTCCGATAAGCTCTTTAAATTCTCATCATTTATTAAGACATGGGGATTAGCAGGTACAGGTCTATTACTCTTAGTTGCGGTGTTCTTGATTTCCAATACCATTCGAATGACCATTATGAGTCGTCAAAGAGATATTGAAATCATGCGATTGGTAGGAGCAAAAAATTCTTATATTCGTGGTCCTTTCTTCTTTGAAGGCGCTTGGGTTGGTTTCTTAGGTGCTATCATCCCTTCTTTAATTATTTATTATCTTTATGAGTATGCTTACCGTCAATTTACCCCACAATTACAATTAAATGGTTTATCCATGTATCCAGTTAACTATTATTTGTATATATTAATTGCTGTATTATTTATTATTGGTATTATCATTGGTTCGTTGGGGTCAGTTTTATCCATGAGACGGTATTTGAAGTTTTAACTTAGCAAGTTTATCTAATGATTGAAAATCATTGATAAACTACGGAAGCCGCTATGAGCGGTCTTCCTAGCTAACTTACTAAGTCCGTTTTCAAAATAATATCGATTTTGAAAACTCCCTGTCGTAACTGTAAGAAATAGGGTGATTACAAAAAAGAGGATTTCTAAGTTTATTAGAATTCCTCTTTTATGATGTCAATTCTTAATCGTATAGCAAATTTATCTAATGATTGAAAATCATTGATAAACTACGGACTCCGCTATAAGGCGGTAATCCTAGCTCACTTACTAAGTTGCCAAACCAAATGGAATCGATTTGGCTTGTCAACTGTCGTTGTTGTTTTAGAAGAGACTAGAGGGTCTTTTCTTTTTTTTAGAGTATTCTATAGCTTAAATCGTTTGAATTTTATAGATAAAAGAGAAGACAATGGCATTGTCTTCTCTTTGCTTTATTTTAGGAAAGGATTCACATTTTTCTCGTGTCCGATGCTTGTTTTTTGTCCATGTCCTGGGTAAACAGTGAAAGGATTTGGCAAGGTGAAAAGTTGATTCTTAATGGAATCTATTAGTTGTTGGTAATTGCCTGTTGGTAGGTCATACCTTCCGATGCTTTCTTTAAAGAGGGCATCACCGGAGAAAATGACTTCTTCTTTATTAAAAATGATGGAAACACCACCAATGGAGTGCCCTGGTGTTTCTCTAACAGCAAAGGTAAAACCTCCAATATGATAGTCTTTCTGATATTGAAACAGATTTTCAGCAGGAGTAGTGATGATATCTGGAATATCATTGTGTCTGATATGTCCCGAGAGATTATCCTTAGGGCTATACAACCAAGATGCTTCTTTGCTAGAAACATAGACAGGTGGATTTTCAAATGTTTTTCGAACAAGGTCTAGGCTCATGATATGGTCATAATGCGTATGTGTTAATAAGATCGCAGAAACAGGTTTCTTTTCGTCTTGAATCGTTTTTAAGATTTTCTTTGCATTGCTTCCTGGATCGATAACAATGACAGATTCCTGATTAACAAGAATATAAGTATTTTCGCTGGCAATATCATTTAAAATAGTTATTATTTTCATAGCTTCGAAATAAAAATTCTTTCTAGAATCCACACATGAATGAGATTGTGACGATTCAAATTGGTTTATTAATTAAAGAGATGTTTTAAAAAATTAGGAAAATAGCTTGCCCAGACACTTTCCGTGTGGTGTGCATTTGCAATAATATGAAAGTCTATTTGGTCAATTGGTAGACCTTGTTTAATCAGGAGGTTGTAATAATTTAAACTATTAGTAATATACAATTGATTTTTTTCAGAACCGCCCCTTTCTCCAACAGGGTCTCCTTCATTGGTACCAACTTGGATAAAAACAGATATATCCTGAGGCAAGGGATGATGACTACAAAATTCTAAAAATGCTTCTTCATTAATCCAAGATGCCATTGAAAAAATACCGATACCTCCAAAGACATTTGGGTATGCACTAGCCATGTACGCAGTAATTAGCCCCCCCATTGAAGAACCTGCTAAAAATGTATTTTTGACATCTGCTTTAGTTCGGTAATGCTCATCAATAAATGGTTTGAGCTGATTGATGAACCATTGAGCATATGCTTTCCCATCACCTTTATAACTTGGATGGTTAAGATGCAAGACATTCTTTACCGGCCATGGTGCATATTCAGGGACCCGAAAGGCTTCTGCATGATCAATGCCTACAACTATCATTGGAGGAAAATCAGGGTTTGTTAAACTATCGATAACTCCCCAGGACTTTCCTGAATAGGATTCATGATCGAAAAAAAGATTTTGTCCATCATGCATATAAAGAACAGGGTAGTTAGCATGTGGTTGGTCGTGATACTCTGTGGGTAAAAGTACTCTGATACGACGTTTTTCATCAGCATAGGGCAATGCTAAAAAGTGTGTTTCTATCAAAAGATTTTGACCTTTCATTTCTAACCAATCCTTTTCCTTTTATCAGCAACATTATAACATGTTCAAGAGAATATTGGTAACATCTTAGGAAGTGAATTTTGAGGAAAGAGTAACTTTTTAAGGCGTTCCAAGGAAATCATTGTCTATCAAAAAATGGTATAATATTGTTACTATGATCAAGGAATTCGAAAAAAAATATGCCGTCATTGATTTAGAGGCGACAAATGCTGGTTCAACAGCTAGTATCATTCAAGTTGGAATTGTTATCTTACAAGGAGGGGAAATAAGAGAAACCTTCCAAACAGATGTCAATCCGCATGAGCCTTTATCTGAACATATTAAATCACTTACTGGTATTAGTGATGAGCAACTTTCTAAAGCACCAGATTTTTCTCAAGTAGCTAAAACAATTTACGATTTGATTCATGATTGTATTTTTGTGGCTCATAATGTCAAATTTGATGCAAATCTTTTAGCAGAATCTCTTTTTTTTGAGGGGTTCGAATTAAGAACAGCCAGAATTGACACCGTAGAATTGGCACAAGTGTTCTATCCAACTTTTGAAAAATACAATCTATCTGTTTTATCAAGTGAATTGGGTCTGGACTTGTCTGATGCTCACACAGCAATAGCTGATGCTATCGCGACAGCCAAGTTATTTCTCAAATTACAAGAAAAAATAAGTCAGATCCCTTTAGAAACCTTAGAAGGCTTAGCCGATTTATCAGATAATCTGATTTTTGAAACGGGGCAGATGATTAGGGATGCCTTAATAGAGGCAAAACCATATGATGAAAGAATTTACGAAAAGGTTAATCATATTGTCCTTCGAAGAAGAGAGCAAGTTCATACGCCATTAAAATTATCACAAGATTTTGCCATTAATACTGCTCTTTTAGGTTTGGACAATAGACCTTTGCAGAATGATTTTGCCCATCTGGTTGAATCACATTTTACGGATCAGAGAGCCAGCTTTATCCAAGCTCAAGCGGGAATTGGTAAAAGTTACGGCTATCTTCTACCCTTAATTGCTAGGGCAGAGGACAAGCAAATTCTCATTAGCGTCCCCACAAAAATACTCCAAGACCAAATGATGGCTAAGGAGCTAAAAAGCATTGAGGAAGCCTTTCATGTTGATTGTCATTCGATTAAAGGGCCGGCTAACTATATCAAGCTAGACCGTTTTTATCAAAGTCTTCAAAAGGTCGATGACAACCGTTTGGTAAATCGGTATAAAATGCAACTTCTTGTTTGGCTCTTGGAAACGAAGACTGGTGATCTCGATGAAATCAAACAAAAACAACGATTTGCTGCCTATTTTGAAATGATAAATCATGATGGTGATTTGCTTCTGACTTCACCTTTTTCTTCTTATGATTTTTGGCAACGGAGTTATGAAAAAGCAAAGCGAGCTAGTGTATTATTAACCAATCATGCTTATTTTTTACATCGTGTCGAGGATGATAAGGCTTTCGCTAAGGGAAAAATTGTGGTCTTTGATGAAGCTCAAAACTTAATCATCCAACTAGATCAGTTAGCGCGTAAGCAACTTAATCTAACACAGTTTTTACAGGACTTACAAGGTCATATTGAAGCTTCACCAAGTCTCCTACAAAAACGCTTATTAGAAGGTCTGTCTTTTGAATTAGAAGAAATGGCTAACCATTTTTATTTGGGAAAGGAAAAGGAAGCCAAACATGACCAGATTGAGAGAATTCAAAAAATACTCTCGGAATTAGATTCTAGTTTATTTCAAGAGATAAGGGATATTTTCAGATATGAAGATGGAGATTATTGGATTAGTAGTGAAAAAAATGACGAAAAACGCTTTACCTATTTAAATAGCAGTAGTAAACAGTTTACAGATTTTAAACAGTTTTTACCAGATACCCTTAAAACCTATTTTATTTCAGCTACTCTACACATAAGTTCTCAAGTCACTTTAGCACAACTATTGGGTTATGAAGATTATCTTTTTGCCACTATTGCCAAAGAAAAGTCACAGCAACAATTGGTGATTTTAGACAAAGATATGCCCCAAATTAATCAAATAGATGACGAGACCTATGCTTATGAAATTGCTGAGCGTTTAGCCAGATTACTTGTGCTTCAAAAACCGATTCTCGTGCTATTTAATTCCCGAAAACATATGTTAATGGTATCTGACTTATTAGATCAGTCACACATTTCTCATCTCACACAAGAAAAAAATGGGACAGCTTATAATGTCAAAAAACGTTTTGATCGTGGTGAACAAAAACTGCTACTTGGCATGGGATCTTTCTGGGAAGGTGTTGATTTTTTCCATGCTGATCGTATGATTGAGGTCATCACTCGTCTTCCTTTTGATAATCCGCAAGACTTATTTGTAAAACGGATGAATACCTATTTAATTGATCAAGGCAAAAAACCCTTTAATGACTATTTCTTGCCAATGACCCTCTTAAAATTAAAACAGGCTATTGGTCGCACCATGAGAAGGGAAAATCAGAAGTCTGCGGTCCTGATTTTAGATAATCGTATTCTGACGCAACATTATGGACAATTTATCTATGATAGTCTGCATGAAGAATTTCTGACAACTTACGAAAATTTTGACAATTCTATGGTTGAAATGAGCCAATTTCTGATATAATGGAAAGGATAACACTTCTGTAAAAATCTTTATCAATAAGGGATAAGTTACCTGATAGTGTCCGTATCAAAAAGTGTTACCAATAGAAATGAAGCAATGGATTCACAGTTCATATCATTTATGACTCAGAGCTTAAAGATAGTTTTGTGAGTGAAATGAAGGAGAAGGAATGACAAAGTTATCTAAACGTGTTTTAGAAATGAATGAAAGTATCACTCAAGCAGCAGGTGCTCGTGCGAAGGCCTTAAAAGCGGAAGGACGTGATATTTTAAGTTTGACTTTAGGTGAACCTGATTTTGTGACACCCAAAAATATTTGTCAAAAAGCTATTTCATCCATCGAAAATGGGAAAGCAAGTTTTTATACGATTGCTAGTGGGATGCCTGAGTTAAAAAAAGCTATTGCCACCTATATGGAAAATTATTATGGTTATTCTGTTACAAATAACCACATTTTAGCAGCAACGGGTGCAAAGTTTGTGCTCTATGCTTTTTTTATGGCCGTTTTGAATCCTGAAGATGAGGTTATTATTCCGACTCCTTATTGGGTTTCCTATGCAGATCAAGTTGAAATGGCTGAAGGTGTTCCTGTTTTTGTTGACTGTCAAGAATCAAATCATTTTAAGGTTACAGTTGAGCAGTTAGAAACAGCTCGTACTGAGAAGACCAAAGTTCTCTTAATCAATTCCCCCTCAAATCCAACTGGTATGATATATGAAAAAGAAGAATTACAAGCAATTGGAGACTGGGCTGTTGAGCATGATATCCTGATTCTGGCTGATGATATATATGGTCGCTTGGTTTATAATGGGAATCATTTCACACCAATCTCAAGTTTATCAGAAAGTATCCGCAATCAAACCATCACTGTTAATGGGGTTGCTAAAACCTATTCAATGACAGGTTGGCGCGTGGGATTTGCTGTTGGTAACCCAGAAATCATTTCAGCAATGTCCAAAATTATTGGTCAAACAACCTCTAATTTAACCACTGCTGCTCAATATGCTGCCATTGAAGCTTTTACTGGAGATCAAAGTGCAGTGGAGGAAATGCGACTTGCTTTTGAAGAACGCTTAAATACGATTTATCCATTGCTAAACCAAGTCCCTGGTTTTAATGCTGTTAAACCACAAGGAGCATTTTATCTATTTCCAAATGTCTCTAATGCTATGGAAATGACTGGTTTTACAGATGTTACAGCTTTTACAGATGCTATTTTAGAAGAGGTTGGTGTGGCAATGGTAACAGGAGCAGGCTTTGGCTCCCCTCAAAATATCCGTTTAAGTTATGCAACTGATATGGAAACCTTAAAAGAAGCTATTCGTCGATTAAATGCTTTTATGGATAAACACACATTGGATAGCTTTAAAAAATAAAATATAGAAAAGAGAGAATATGTCTACTGAATTAATTGCAATCAAAAACGTTAACAAACATGTTGGTGAGGAAATTACCATTGGTGCCTGGGTTGCCAATAAATCAGGGAAAGGTAAATTAGCCTTCTTACAATTACGTGATGGGACTGCCTTTTTCCAAGCTGTTGCCTTTAAACCAAATTTTATTGAAAAGTTTGGTGAAGAAGTTGGAGCAGAAAAATTTGATACTATCAAACGCTTAAGTCAAGAAACATCTGTTAAAGTAAGCGGAATTGTCAAGGAAGATGATCGTTCAAAATTTGGTTACGAATTGGATATCACAGACTTGGAAGTTATCGGTGAATCAGTAGAATATCCTATTACACCAAAAGAACACGGAACGGATTTCTTGATGGACAATCGTCATCTGTGGTTACGTTCGCGCAAACAAATGGCTATCATGCAAATTCGTAATGCCATTATTTACGCTACTTATGAATTCTTTGATCAAAACGGCTTTATTAAGTTTGATAGCCCAATTTTATCGGGTAATGCAGCAGAAGATTCGACTGAGCTCTTTGAAACGGATTATTTTGGAACACCGGCTTATTTAAGTCAATCCGGTCAATTGTATCTTGAAGCTGGAGCTATGGCTTTAGGTCGTGTATTTGACTTTGGTCCTGTTTTTAGAGCTGAAAAATCAAAAACCCGTCGTCATTTGACAGAATTTTGGATGATGGATGCTGAATATTCCTTCTTAAATCATGACGAATCCTTGGACCTTCAAGAAGCTTATGTTAAAGCTTTAATCCAAGGGGTTATTGATCGCGCCCCTCAAGCACTTGAGATTTTAGAACGTGATGTCGATGCTCTCAAACGTTATATTGCAGAACCATTTAAACGCGTTTCTTATGATGATGCGATTTCACTTCTACAAGAACATGAAGCTGATGAAGATACTGATTATGAACATTTAGAACACGGCGATGATTTCGGTTCTCCGCACGAAACATGGATTTCAAATTATTTTGGAGTACCAACATTTGTCGTTAATTATCCAGCAAGCTTTAAAGCCTTCTATATGAAGCCAGTACCTGGAAATCCTGAACGTGTTTTATGTGCCGATTTACTTGCACCAGAAGGTTACGGCGAAATTATTGGTGGTTCTATGCGTGAAGATGATTACGAAGCACTTTCTGCAAAAATGGATGCTTTAGGTATGGATAAATCTGAATACGAATTTTATCTTGATTTACGTAAATACGGCTCTGTTCCACATGGTGGATTTGGAATTGGTATTGAACGTATGGTAACATTTGTTGCGGGAACAAAACATATTCGTGAAGCTATTCCATTCCCACGTATGTTACACCGTATTAAACCATAATCAGAATTGAAGCAGGCCTTTTCATCCAATCCAGCCATTCAGGTTTTCAACTTCTCCTAATACAGTCAGAAAATCAAAGTGAATGAAATAAGCCAAAATACCTATTTTTATAGGTATTTTCTTCATTATAGATAGGGTTTATTGAAATCTTTAGGCCTTGAACGTTGATAAAAAGAAAGTTCTTTTCAAAATAAGACCGTTTTTGACAAGCTTTCTAAGACATCATTTTTATATGATATAATGAAATTAAGAAAGGGGTCGAAAAATGTCACAAAAAAAAATTGATCTTGTTATCGTTACAGGGATGAGTGGAGCAGGTAAGACAGTTGCTATCCAATCTTTCGAAGATTTGGGTTATTTTACCATTGATAATATGCCTCCAACTTTAGTTCCAAAATTTTTAGAAATTATTGAACAAAATAATGATAATAAGCGTGTTGCACTAGTTGTGGATATGCGAAGTCGTACTTTCTTTAAGGAAATTACCCTTATTCTAGATCAGATTGAACAAAATTTTGCTATTGATTTTAGAATACTTTTCTTAGATGCAACAGATAATGAACTTGTATCACGTTATAAAGAAACCAGAAGAAGCCACCCGCTCGCTGCTGATGGTCGAGTGATGGATGGTATCAAGTTAGAGCGGGAATTATTAGCTCCCCTTAAGAGTATGAGTCAAAATGTTGTCGATACATCAGATTTAACACCAAGACAACTCAGACAAGTTATCACTGAACAATTTTCAAGTGATTCTAATTCAGTATCGTTCCGAGTTGAAGTGATGAGTTTTGGCTTTAAATATGGAATACCTCTAGATGCCGATTTGGTTTTTGATGTCCGTTTCCTACCAAATCCTTATTATCTTCCTGAATTGAGGGAAAAAACAGGATTGGATCAGGAAGTCTATGATTATGTGATGAAGTATCAGGAATCAAATGATTTTTACAAACACTTGGTGGAACTGATTTTACCAATTCTGCCAGGTTACCAAAAAGAAGGAAAGTCCTTACTAACCATTGCAATTGGTTGTACAGGAGGACAACATCGAAGCGTAGCTTTTGCCCATAGACTAGCCGAAACTGTTAAGAAAGATTGGCCTGTCAATGAAAGCCATCGCGATAAAGACAAACGTAAGGAAACTGTAAATCGATCATGAAAAAACCCAAAATGACCGTAATAGGTGGTGGTACGGGTATTCCCGTTATCTTAAAAAGTTTACGCAATGAAGCCGTTGATATCACAGCAGTGGTCACTGTTGCTGATGATGGAGGTTCTTCTGGAGAAATTCGAAATGCCATGCAAGTGACACCTCCTGGTGATCTTCGTAATGTGCTTTTAGCAATGAGTGACATGCCGAGAT
This window encodes:
- the ftsE gene encoding cell division ATP-binding protein FtsE, whose amino-acid sequence is MALIEMKGVTKKYRRSTTALRDINFTVNQGEFVYLVGPSGAGKSSLIKLLYREEQVTSGSLFVGEFNLTKLKGKHVPILRRNIGVVFQDYKLLPKKTVFENVAYAMEVIGEKRRHIKKRVPEVLELVGLKHKMRSFPDQLSGGEQQRVAIARAIVNNPKLLIADEPTGNLDPEISWEIMQLLERINVQGTTILMATHNSHIVNSLRHRVIAIEDGRIVRDEEEGEYGYDD
- the ftsX gene encoding permease-like cell division protein FtsX — translated: MIRNFFRHIWESIKNLKRNIWMTIAAVSSVAITLTLVGIFAATLLNIDRVASGVQNNIRINTYLPVDSTDTAKVVQTVEGKQVDNEKYHKIYDNIKKIKGVDKIIFSSKDEQLKKLQDTMGDVWKMYDQDTNPLQDIYIVETEEPSQVKQVSKAIKSLDGVEDVDYGGINSDKLFKFSSFIKTWGLAGTGLLLLVAVFLISNTIRMTIMSRQRDIEIMRLVGAKNSYIRGPFFFEGAWVGFLGAIIPSLIIYYLYEYAYRQFTPQLQLNGLSMYPVNYYLYILIAVLFIIGIIIGSLGSVLSMRRYLKF
- a CDS encoding MBL fold metallo-hydrolase; its protein translation is MKIITILNDIASENTYILVNQESVIVIDPGSNAKKILKTIQDEKKPVSAILLTHTHYDHIMSLDLVRKTFENPPVYVSSKEASWLYSPKDNLSGHIRHNDIPDIITTPAENLFQYQKDYHIGGFTFAVRETPGHSIGGVSIIFNKEEVIFSGDALFKESIGRYDLPTGNYQQLIDSIKNQLFTLPNPFTVYPGHGQKTSIGHEKNVNPFLK
- a CDS encoding alpha/beta hydrolase yields the protein MKGQNLLIETHFLALPYADEKRRIRVLLPTEYHDQPHANYPVLYMHDGQNLFFDHESYSGKSWGVIDSLTNPDFPPMIVVGIDHAEAFRVPEYAPWPVKNVLHLNHPSYKGDGKAYAQWFINQLKPFIDEHYRTKADVKNTFLAGSSMGGLITAYMASAYPNVFGGIGIFSMASWINEEAFLEFCSHHPLPQDISVFIQVGTNEGDPVGERGGSEKNQLYITNSLNYYNLLIKQGLPIDQIDFHIIANAHHTESVWASYFPNFLKHLFN
- a CDS encoding bifunctional DnaQ family exonuclease/ATP-dependent helicase; this encodes MIKEFEKKYAVIDLEATNAGSTASIIQVGIVILQGGEIRETFQTDVNPHEPLSEHIKSLTGISDEQLSKAPDFSQVAKTIYDLIHDCIFVAHNVKFDANLLAESLFFEGFELRTARIDTVELAQVFYPTFEKYNLSVLSSELGLDLSDAHTAIADAIATAKLFLKLQEKISQIPLETLEGLADLSDNLIFETGQMIRDALIEAKPYDERIYEKVNHIVLRRREQVHTPLKLSQDFAINTALLGLDNRPLQNDFAHLVESHFTDQRASFIQAQAGIGKSYGYLLPLIARAEDKQILISVPTKILQDQMMAKELKSIEEAFHVDCHSIKGPANYIKLDRFYQSLQKVDDNRLVNRYKMQLLVWLLETKTGDLDEIKQKQRFAAYFEMINHDGDLLLTSPFSSYDFWQRSYEKAKRASVLLTNHAYFLHRVEDDKAFAKGKIVVFDEAQNLIIQLDQLARKQLNLTQFLQDLQGHIEASPSLLQKRLLEGLSFELEEMANHFYLGKEKEAKHDQIERIQKILSELDSSLFQEIRDIFRYEDGDYWISSEKNDEKRFTYLNSSSKQFTDFKQFLPDTLKTYFISATLHISSQVTLAQLLGYEDYLFATIAKEKSQQQLVILDKDMPQINQIDDETYAYEIAERLARLLVLQKPILVLFNSRKHMLMVSDLLDQSHISHLTQEKNGTAYNVKKRFDRGEQKLLLGMGSFWEGVDFFHADRMIEVITRLPFDNPQDLFVKRMNTYLIDQGKKPFNDYFLPMTLLKLKQAIGRTMRRENQKSAVLILDNRILTQHYGQFIYDSLHEEFLTTYENFDNSMVEMSQFLI
- a CDS encoding pyridoxal phosphate-dependent aminotransferase yields the protein MTKLSKRVLEMNESITQAAGARAKALKAEGRDILSLTLGEPDFVTPKNICQKAISSIENGKASFYTIASGMPELKKAIATYMENYYGYSVTNNHILAATGAKFVLYAFFMAVLNPEDEVIIPTPYWVSYADQVEMAEGVPVFVDCQESNHFKVTVEQLETARTEKTKVLLINSPSNPTGMIYEKEELQAIGDWAVEHDILILADDIYGRLVYNGNHFTPISSLSESIRNQTITVNGVAKTYSMTGWRVGFAVGNPEIISAMSKIIGQTTSNLTTAAQYAAIEAFTGDQSAVEEMRLAFEERLNTIYPLLNQVPGFNAVKPQGAFYLFPNVSNAMEMTGFTDVTAFTDAILEEVGVAMVTGAGFGSPQNIRLSYATDMETLKEAIRRLNAFMDKHTLDSFKK
- the asnS gene encoding asparagine--tRNA ligase encodes the protein MSTELIAIKNVNKHVGEEITIGAWVANKSGKGKLAFLQLRDGTAFFQAVAFKPNFIEKFGEEVGAEKFDTIKRLSQETSVKVSGIVKEDDRSKFGYELDITDLEVIGESVEYPITPKEHGTDFLMDNRHLWLRSRKQMAIMQIRNAIIYATYEFFDQNGFIKFDSPILSGNAAEDSTELFETDYFGTPAYLSQSGQLYLEAGAMALGRVFDFGPVFRAEKSKTRRHLTEFWMMDAEYSFLNHDESLDLQEAYVKALIQGVIDRAPQALEILERDVDALKRYIAEPFKRVSYDDAISLLQEHEADEDTDYEHLEHGDDFGSPHETWISNYFGVPTFVVNYPASFKAFYMKPVPGNPERVLCADLLAPEGYGEIIGGSMREDDYEALSAKMDALGMDKSEYEFYLDLRKYGSVPHGGFGIGIERMVTFVAGTKHIREAIPFPRMLHRIKP
- the rapZ gene encoding RNase adapter RapZ, whose translation is MSQKKIDLVIVTGMSGAGKTVAIQSFEDLGYFTIDNMPPTLVPKFLEIIEQNNDNKRVALVVDMRSRTFFKEITLILDQIEQNFAIDFRILFLDATDNELVSRYKETRRSHPLAADGRVMDGIKLERELLAPLKSMSQNVVDTSDLTPRQLRQVITEQFSSDSNSVSFRVEVMSFGFKYGIPLDADLVFDVRFLPNPYYLPELREKTGLDQEVYDYVMKYQESNDFYKHLVELILPILPGYQKEGKSLLTIAIGCTGGQHRSVAFAHRLAETVKKDWPVNESHRDKDKRKETVNRS